One Actinomyces marmotae DNA window includes the following coding sequences:
- a CDS encoding peptidoglycan DD-metalloendopeptidase family protein: MNQPPLTRRQRRDAERAARAALAAPGSGQAEGAVPGADGLGGAVMEPPSRVPAALASVPTLSAAGSSAPRRAASAPQAPATRCERLRQERRRAEREAASSAPSTASALHAARAAGAATQFPDSPLYASAIERFAAQPEPAAPRAYPPSPAPRDPERWERRGKAEGPIWRPLSAGEDAPAMVAREDALGLDALKPFGEPPAEDAGTAAPAGPASGSRRGFDGPTVEIPSSEQPTDTGFEAPGGLEDADAIVPPARARRRTLLGTTSRVAVLAVLAVVTVVAPLEARVLDNGVGSSSAAASAYLGVAAGTPSSVSAGVLGSDADLGPGTDAELSNAPDAATLARIREAYENAAVTCAQRSGASGNTSAFTKTPELFYPMVAGTYELSSDYGYRIHPTLGFQKLHAGQDMAAPVGTPIYAIASGTVVEAGMVDGTGTVTIEHRINGTTWYSSYLHMYADGIYVKKGDTVEAGKLIAGVGSTGYSTGPHLHFEIRTKNDVADSSTVNPWTWLKENKAVALTTDCS; the protein is encoded by the coding sequence GTGAACCAGCCTCCTCTGACCCGCCGCCAGCGCCGTGATGCGGAGCGGGCCGCCCGGGCCGCGCTCGCGGCGCCTGGGAGCGGTCAGGCCGAGGGTGCCGTCCCCGGTGCGGATGGACTCGGCGGCGCAGTGATGGAGCCCCCCTCACGTGTGCCGGCGGCGCTGGCCAGCGTCCCCACCCTCAGCGCCGCCGGGTCGAGCGCGCCCCGTCGCGCCGCATCGGCGCCCCAGGCCCCGGCCACCCGCTGCGAGCGCCTCCGGCAGGAGCGTCGCCGGGCCGAGCGGGAGGCCGCGAGCAGCGCGCCCAGTACCGCCAGCGCCCTCCATGCCGCGCGCGCCGCCGGCGCTGCCACCCAGTTCCCCGACTCGCCCCTGTACGCCAGCGCGATCGAGCGTTTTGCCGCGCAGCCCGAGCCCGCGGCGCCTCGGGCGTATCCCCCCTCGCCCGCCCCCCGGGATCCCGAGCGCTGGGAGCGCCGGGGCAAGGCCGAGGGCCCGATCTGGCGGCCACTGTCGGCCGGGGAGGACGCCCCCGCGATGGTCGCGCGCGAAGACGCCCTCGGGCTCGACGCGCTCAAGCCCTTCGGCGAGCCCCCCGCGGAGGATGCGGGCACCGCCGCGCCCGCGGGCCCCGCGTCGGGCTCGCGCCGCGGCTTCGACGGGCCCACGGTGGAGATCCCATCCTCCGAGCAGCCCACCGACACCGGCTTCGAGGCCCCTGGGGGCCTGGAGGACGCTGACGCCATCGTCCCGCCGGCGCGCGCTCGTCGCCGCACCCTGCTCGGCACCACGAGCAGGGTCGCCGTTCTCGCCGTGCTCGCCGTTGTCACTGTCGTCGCGCCCCTCGAGGCCCGCGTGCTGGACAATGGGGTCGGGTCCTCCTCCGCGGCGGCCTCCGCCTACCTGGGTGTCGCGGCCGGCACGCCGTCCTCCGTGTCAGCCGGCGTGCTGGGCTCCGACGCCGACCTCGGGCCCGGCACGGACGCCGAGCTCTCCAACGCCCCCGACGCCGCGACCCTGGCCCGCATCCGCGAGGCCTACGAGAACGCGGCGGTGACCTGCGCCCAGCGCTCCGGCGCCTCCGGGAACACCAGCGCCTTCACCAAGACTCCCGAGCTCTTCTACCCGATGGTCGCGGGGACCTACGAGCTGTCCTCCGACTACGGCTACCGCATCCACCCGACCCTGGGCTTCCAGAAGCTCCACGCGGGGCAGGACATGGCCGCCCCGGTGGGCACACCCATCTACGCGATCGCCTCGGGAACCGTGGTCGAGGCCGGCATGGTGGACGGCACCGGCACCGTCACCATCGAGCACCGCATCAACGGCACCACTTGGTACTCCTCCTACCTGCACATGTACGCGGACGGGATCTACGTCAAGAAGGGCGACACTGTCGAGGCCGGCAAGCTCATCGCCGGCGTGGGCTCTACCGGCTACTCCACCGGCCCGCACCTCCACTTCGAGATCCGCACCAAGAACGACGTGGCGGACTCCTCCACCGTCAACCCGTGGACCTGGCTCAAGGAGAACAAGGCCGTAGCGCTCACCACGGACTGCTCGTGA
- the lysA gene encoding diaminopimelate decarboxylase, with protein MTPMSSGSSTGGTGGAEALVPSGERPLGALACPEPAERPDLWPTTAHRGDDGQLVIGGRSVSEILASAPTPVYVLDEADMRGRARVWATAMAEEFWPGYGMNGGDAFYAGKAFLTTRVARWMLSDGLGIDTASRVELAIGLAALSGEGDDSESFPPSRLGLHGNGKTAAEVAAAVQERLGHLVVDSPEEIAHAAEAVRRLRAEGIYGPDERAGLMVRLTTGIHAGGHEFISTAHEDQKFGLSVHTGAARAAIDAIIAAPELELRGLHSHIGSQITDPAGFEAAAEAVLRLRHEVAADTGVLCEEIDLGGGLGIAYTGADAPAPSPAALARALAAVVRRLCDELGDAVPHVSVEPGRSIAGPAQVTLYTVTGLKRVELGQGTSRLYVSVDGGMSDNLRPALYGADYTALLAGRRPDPAVGLVRSRLVGKHCESGDIVVRDVDLPADLVIGDVLAVPATGAYGRSMAMNYNLFTRPGVAWVAGGEQGWVLRPETVEDLLRLEG; from the coding sequence ATGACGCCGATGAGCAGCGGGAGCAGCACCGGGGGCACTGGGGGCGCCGAGGCGTTGGTCCCCAGCGGCGAGCGGCCCCTGGGCGCGCTGGCCTGCCCCGAGCCCGCCGAGCGCCCCGACCTGTGGCCCACCACGGCCCACCGCGGCGACGACGGCCAGTTGGTGATCGGCGGGCGCTCAGTGTCCGAGATCCTCGCCAGCGCCCCCACCCCCGTCTACGTCCTCGATGAGGCCGATATGCGCGGGCGCGCGCGCGTGTGGGCCACCGCCATGGCCGAGGAATTCTGGCCGGGCTACGGCATGAATGGCGGCGACGCCTTCTACGCCGGCAAGGCCTTCCTCACCACTCGCGTGGCCCGGTGGATGCTCTCCGACGGCCTCGGCATCGACACCGCCTCGCGCGTCGAGTTGGCCATCGGCCTGGCGGCCCTGAGCGGGGAGGGGGACGACTCTGAGTCCTTCCCACCCTCGCGCCTGGGCCTGCACGGCAATGGCAAGACCGCCGCCGAGGTCGCCGCGGCCGTCCAGGAGCGCCTCGGGCACCTCGTCGTCGACTCCCCCGAGGAGATCGCCCACGCGGCTGAGGCCGTGCGCCGCCTGCGCGCCGAGGGCATCTACGGCCCCGATGAGCGCGCCGGGCTCATGGTGCGCCTGACCACTGGCATCCACGCCGGCGGGCACGAGTTCATCTCCACGGCCCACGAGGACCAGAAGTTCGGCCTGTCGGTCCACACCGGCGCCGCCCGCGCCGCCATCGACGCGATCATCGCCGCGCCCGAGCTCGAGTTGCGCGGCCTGCACTCCCACATCGGCTCCCAGATCACCGACCCCGCGGGCTTCGAGGCCGCCGCCGAGGCGGTCCTGCGCCTGCGCCACGAGGTCGCGGCCGACACTGGCGTGCTGTGCGAGGAGATCGACCTGGGCGGCGGCCTCGGCATCGCCTACACCGGTGCCGACGCCCCCGCCCCCTCACCCGCGGCTCTCGCCCGCGCGCTGGCGGCCGTGGTGCGCCGACTGTGCGACGAGCTCGGCGACGCCGTCCCCCATGTGTCAGTGGAGCCCGGCCGCTCCATCGCTGGCCCCGCCCAGGTCACCCTCTACACGGTGACCGGCCTCAAGCGCGTCGAGCTGGGGCAGGGCACGAGCCGCCTCTACGTGAGCGTCGACGGCGGCATGAGCGACAACCTGCGCCCGGCCCTCTACGGCGCCGACTACACCGCGCTGCTGGCGGGCCGCCGCCCCGACCCCGCCGTCGGCCTCGTGCGCTCCCGCCTGGTCGGCAAGCACTGCGAGAGCGGGGACATCGTCGTTCGCGACGTCGACCTGCCCGCGGACCTCGTCATCGGCGACGTGCTCGCCGTGCCCGCCACCGGCGCCTACGGGCGCTCCATGGCCATGAACTACAACCTCTTCACCCGCCCGGGCGTGGCCTGGGTGGCGGGGGGCGAGCAGGGCTGGGTCCTGCGCCCTGAGACGGTCGAGGACCTCCTGCGCCTGGAGGGCTGA
- a CDS encoding hemolysin family protein, which translates to MSAPVALAIAVALLVGNAFFVGAEFAVTSSRRAALEPLAEAGDARARTALWALEHVSAMLATAQLGVTLCSTGLGVIAEPALAHLLAGPLLAVGVGESGAHAAAVVAALVIVVFLHVVAGEMVPKNLSIAAPESAVRWLAPPLVALSRLVGPVIAGLNGIANGVLRALGMEPRDEVSAVYTVEEVAAIVERSTAEGVLDDDSGLLSSTIEFSEETARSAMVPLGELVTLPLDCTPEDVERQVASTGFSRFPITRAGGPDGAAAAREDGAELIITGYIHLKDILGADERERREPVPAWRSRALVPVRADDEVEDVLAAMQRTGAHLGRVLEPVGQGRGERTIGVVFLEDILEELVGEVNDAMQREEHQRRDRD; encoded by the coding sequence ATGAGCGCCCCCGTCGCCCTCGCCATCGCCGTCGCCCTCCTGGTGGGCAACGCCTTCTTCGTCGGCGCCGAGTTCGCCGTCACCTCCTCCCGCCGCGCCGCCCTGGAGCCCCTGGCCGAGGCCGGCGACGCCCGCGCCCGCACCGCCCTGTGGGCCCTTGAGCACGTCTCTGCCATGCTCGCCACCGCCCAGCTCGGCGTCACCCTGTGCTCCACGGGACTGGGCGTCATCGCCGAGCCTGCCCTGGCCCACCTGCTCGCCGGGCCTCTGCTCGCCGTCGGCGTGGGGGAGTCCGGCGCTCACGCGGCCGCCGTCGTCGCGGCCCTCGTCATCGTCGTGTTCCTGCACGTCGTCGCCGGTGAGATGGTCCCCAAGAACCTCTCCATCGCCGCTCCCGAATCCGCCGTGCGCTGGCTCGCCCCGCCGCTCGTGGCCCTCTCCCGGCTGGTCGGGCCCGTTATCGCCGGGCTCAACGGGATCGCCAACGGGGTGCTGCGCGCGCTCGGCATGGAGCCGCGCGACGAGGTGTCCGCCGTCTACACCGTCGAGGAGGTCGCCGCGATCGTCGAGCGCTCCACCGCCGAGGGTGTCCTCGACGACGACTCCGGCTTGCTGAGCTCCACGATCGAGTTCTCCGAGGAGACCGCGCGCTCGGCCATGGTGCCCCTCGGCGAGCTCGTCACCCTGCCCCTGGACTGCACCCCGGAGGACGTCGAGCGCCAGGTCGCCTCCACCGGGTTCTCCCGCTTCCCGATCACCCGGGCGGGCGGGCCCGACGGCGCCGCGGCCGCCCGCGAGGACGGCGCCGAACTGATCATCACCGGATACATCCACCTCAAGGACATCCTGGGGGCCGATGAGCGCGAGCGCCGCGAGCCCGTGCCCGCCTGGCGCTCGCGGGCGCTCGTGCCGGTGCGAGCCGACGACGAGGTCGAGGACGTGCTCGCCGCCATGCAGCGCACCGGGGCGCACCTCGGGCGCGTGCTCGAGCCCGTCGGGCAGGGGCGCGGTGAGCGGACCATCGGTGTGGTCTTCCTGGAGGACATCCTCGAGGAGCTCGTCGGCGAGGTGAACGACGCCATGCAGCGCGAGGAGCACCAGCGCAGGGACCGGGATTGA
- the argS gene encoding arginine--tRNA ligase: MTPEELAAAIRTVLASAVDDGSLALAPEDIGLPKVERPRNRDHGDWATNVAMQLAKRAGTSPRVLAELLAPRIEALDGVASAEVAGPGFLNIRLDAASAGELARVIVTAGEAYGRNETLAGQHINLEYVSANPTGPVHLGGARWAAVGDSLARILAACGAGITREYYFNDHGTQIDRFARSLLAAARGQETPEDGYGGAYIGEIAEKVTRSEVAAGRPEPASLPDAEATEVFRARGVDLMFDSIKAELHAFRSDFDVFFHEDSLHASGAVDRAIERLRSRGVIDDHDGAVWLRTTDFGDDKDRVLIKSDGNAAYFAADLAYYLDKRERGADCAVYLLGADHHGYIGRMMAMCAAFGDTPQVNMQILIGQLVNLVSDGQPVRMSKRAGTIVTLEDLVDAVGVDAARYALTRSSMDSMIDIDLDLLASSSNDNPVYYVQYAHARTRNVARNAAEHGVTREAGFDPAALDDPADAALLGALAQYPAVVAQAAELREQHRVARYLESLAAAYHTWYGATRVTPRGDDAITPGHVARLWLNDAVSQVLANGLGLLGVSAPERM; the protein is encoded by the coding sequence GTGACCCCAGAAGAGCTCGCCGCAGCAATCCGCACAGTCCTCGCCTCCGCCGTCGACGACGGCTCCCTGGCCCTCGCCCCGGAGGACATCGGGCTCCCCAAGGTCGAGCGCCCGCGCAACCGCGACCACGGCGACTGGGCCACCAATGTCGCCATGCAGCTGGCCAAGCGGGCCGGGACCAGCCCCCGCGTCCTCGCCGAGCTCCTCGCCCCCCGCATCGAGGCCCTCGACGGCGTCGCCTCCGCCGAGGTCGCCGGCCCCGGCTTCCTCAACATCCGCCTCGACGCCGCCTCCGCCGGCGAGCTCGCCCGCGTGATCGTCACCGCGGGCGAGGCCTACGGCCGCAACGAGACGCTGGCCGGCCAGCACATCAACCTCGAGTACGTCTCCGCCAACCCCACCGGCCCGGTGCACCTCGGCGGCGCTCGCTGGGCCGCCGTGGGGGACTCCCTCGCCCGTATCCTCGCCGCCTGCGGGGCCGGCATCACCCGCGAGTACTACTTCAACGACCACGGGACCCAGATCGACCGCTTCGCCCGCTCCCTGCTGGCCGCGGCCCGCGGCCAGGAGACCCCGGAGGACGGCTATGGCGGCGCCTACATCGGCGAGATCGCCGAGAAGGTCACCCGCTCCGAGGTCGCCGCCGGCCGCCCCGAGCCCGCCAGCCTGCCCGACGCCGAGGCCACCGAGGTCTTCCGCGCCCGCGGGGTGGACCTCATGTTCGACTCCATCAAGGCCGAGCTCCACGCCTTCCGCTCCGACTTCGACGTCTTCTTCCATGAGGACTCCCTGCACGCCTCCGGCGCCGTGGACCGCGCCATTGAGCGCCTGCGCTCCCGCGGCGTCATCGACGACCACGACGGCGCCGTCTGGCTGCGCACCACCGATTTCGGCGACGACAAGGACCGCGTCCTGATCAAGTCCGATGGCAACGCCGCCTACTTCGCCGCGGACCTGGCCTACTACCTGGACAAGCGCGAGCGCGGCGCCGACTGCGCCGTCTACCTGCTCGGCGCGGACCATCACGGCTACATCGGCCGCATGATGGCCATGTGCGCGGCCTTCGGGGACACTCCCCAGGTCAACATGCAGATCCTCATCGGCCAGCTCGTCAACCTCGTGAGCGATGGGCAGCCGGTGCGCATGTCCAAGCGCGCCGGCACGATCGTCACCCTGGAGGACCTCGTCGACGCCGTCGGCGTGGACGCCGCCCGCTACGCCCTGACTCGCTCGTCCATGGACTCGATGATCGACATCGACCTGGACCTGCTGGCCTCCTCCTCTAACGACAACCCGGTCTACTACGTCCAGTACGCCCACGCCCGCACTCGCAATGTGGCTCGCAACGCCGCCGAGCACGGGGTCACGCGGGAGGCTGGCTTCGATCCCGCCGCCCTCGACGATCCCGCCGACGCCGCGCTCCTGGGCGCGCTCGCCCAGTACCCGGCGGTGGTTGCCCAGGCGGCCGAGTTGCGCGAGCAGCACCGCGTGGCGCGCTACCTGGAGTCCCTCGCGGCCGCCTACCACACCTGGTACGGCGCCACCCGCGTCACCCCGCGGGGGGATGACGCCATCACCCCCGGCCACGTCGCCCGGCTGTGGCTCAACGACGCCGTCAGCCAGGTCCTGGCGAATGGGCTGGGACTGCTGGGGGTCAGCGCTCCTGAGAGGATGTGA
- a CDS encoding helix-turn-helix domain-containing protein has translation MTDYTSVVYLVPHPAGTDDDDIADRLIDALALYHPAVGQEPWDPSVWTATISLPAENLPQAITTSLAVVSALGHVRGIDALPTTDFDARHHVNLEDELDSVEFVSVAQAAQRLGITPQGVRHRISAGVLPAHRVGHTWNIPATALPTARGHR, from the coding sequence ATGACCGACTACACCAGCGTTGTCTATCTCGTCCCCCACCCGGCCGGCACCGATGACGACGACATCGCCGACCGCCTCATCGACGCTCTGGCTCTCTACCACCCCGCCGTCGGCCAGGAGCCCTGGGATCCCTCCGTGTGGACCGCCACCATCAGCCTGCCCGCCGAGAACCTGCCCCAGGCGATCACCACATCCCTGGCCGTCGTCAGCGCCCTGGGACACGTGCGCGGCATCGACGCCCTGCCCACCACCGACTTTGATGCCCGTCACCACGTCAACCTCGAAGACGAGCTCGACTCCGTCGAGTTCGTCAGCGTCGCCCAGGCCGCCCAGCGCCTGGGCATTACCCCCCAGGGCGTGCGCCACCGCATCAGTGCCGGCGTCCTGCCCGCCCACCGCGTCGGACACACCTGGAACATCCCCGCCACCGCCCTGCCCACCGCGCGTGGACACCGCTGA
- a CDS encoding NYN domain-containing protein, protein MDRVAVFFDYQNVAGWAKRCFNVADGHIWPKATAELLVSRRHRPSQLVDTRVYRGRPNPARQDVSARANDRQAADWEATGVTVVRRNLQYPPQWPDVPASEKGIDVALAVDLVKHAMKGSIDAAIVFTSDKDILPAIELVYNETPCHVELACWRGGRRLHIDGTQRPWCHFLAEADFLRVQDPTDYAAPDLPSI, encoded by the coding sequence ATGGATCGCGTCGCCGTCTTCTTCGACTATCAGAACGTCGCCGGCTGGGCGAAGCGCTGCTTCAACGTCGCCGACGGACACATCTGGCCCAAGGCCACAGCCGAGCTCCTCGTCAGCCGGCGCCACAGGCCCAGCCAACTCGTCGACACCCGCGTCTACCGTGGTCGCCCCAACCCCGCCCGCCAGGACGTCTCAGCACGAGCCAACGACCGCCAGGCAGCCGACTGGGAGGCAACCGGCGTCACCGTCGTCCGACGCAACCTCCAGTACCCGCCCCAGTGGCCCGACGTCCCAGCCTCCGAGAAGGGCATCGACGTCGCCCTCGCCGTCGACCTCGTCAAGCACGCTATGAAGGGCAGCATCGACGCCGCCATCGTCTTCACCAGCGACAAGGACATCCTCCCCGCCATCGAACTCGTCTACAACGAGACCCCCTGCCACGTCGAGCTCGCCTGCTGGAGAGGGGGCCGCCGCCTCCACATCGACGGCACCCAGAGACCCTGGTGCCACTTCCTCGCCGAGGCCGACTTCCTCCGCGTCCAGGACCCCACCGACTACGCGGCCCCGGACCTCCCCAGCATCTGA
- a CDS encoding glycerophosphodiester phosphodiesterase, with amino-acid sequence MTPAPGRRCAVIAHRGGGGEAPENTWLSLERTVRLGLEWMETDLRATADGVVVLSHDPGLERTTGDPRMIEELRWADLATVDAGDGRPPVRLDEALEAHPGLGLNADLKDDRVVEAAIAVVRGAGALERVRFSSFSSRRLGRARALEPTIRSSLGMRDIAALLLSAEASLPRRLLRRAVLDRLSRGGRVDAAQVPTAHWGVPVVTRRLIAAAHAAGMEVHVWTVDESEEMRRLAGLGVDAIITDRPALALHSLRSRPVENSAETGRK; translated from the coding sequence GTGACGCCTGCTCCGGGGCGCCGCTGCGCCGTCATCGCCCACCGGGGCGGGGGAGGCGAGGCCCCGGAGAACACCTGGTTGTCCCTGGAGCGCACGGTCCGGCTCGGGCTGGAGTGGATGGAGACGGATCTGCGCGCCACCGCCGACGGCGTCGTCGTCCTCTCGCACGACCCGGGCCTGGAGCGCACCACGGGCGATCCCCGGATGATCGAGGAGCTGCGCTGGGCCGACCTGGCCACTGTCGACGCCGGTGACGGGCGCCCGCCCGTGCGCCTCGACGAGGCCCTTGAGGCCCACCCGGGCCTGGGCCTCAACGCCGACCTCAAGGACGACCGCGTCGTCGAGGCGGCGATCGCCGTGGTGAGGGGGGCTGGCGCGCTGGAGCGGGTGCGCTTCTCCTCGTTCTCCTCGCGCCGGCTCGGCCGCGCCCGGGCCCTGGAGCCCACCATTCGCTCCTCCCTGGGGATGCGGGACATCGCCGCGCTGCTCCTGTCCGCCGAGGCGTCCCTTCCCAGGCGCCTGCTGCGGCGTGCGGTCCTCGACCGCCTCTCCCGCGGCGGCCGGGTCGACGCGGCCCAGGTGCCCACGGCGCACTGGGGCGTGCCCGTGGTCACCCGGCGTCTCATCGCCGCCGCCCATGCCGCGGGCATGGAGGTCCACGTGTGGACCGTCGACGAGTCGGAGGAGATGCGGCGCCTGGCGGGCCTCGGCGTGGACGCGATCATCACCGACCGTCCCGCCCTGGCCCTCCACTCCCTAAGATCGAGACCGGTCGAAAACAGCGCCGAGACCGGTCGAAAATAA
- a CDS encoding hemolysin family protein produces the protein MRDALMILVGILLTAGTAVFVAGEFSLVALDPSTVETRAAAGDRRAERVRLALGRLSTLLSGAQVGITLTTILLGYTMQDALANILDGLLSGWVAQSVAAGAAVTLALVLVNAFSMIVGELIPKNATLSDPLRAAGLVTPFLSGFTTILSPVIRVLNATANIVLRRLGITPAEELSGARSAGELAALVRHSAKEGALDASTATLLTRSILVAELSAVDVMTDRGRLHTLPARATAADVVDLARATGHSRFPVTGDDVDDIQGIVHLRRAIGVPHAKRAEVPVTSSSLMTPAPRVPETMPLASLLVELRAQGVQMAVVVDEYGGTAGVVTLEDAVEEIVGDVADEHDRRRGGAHLEASGDWIVPGWMRPDELATRAGVHVPDDGPYETLGGLVMTELARIPAIGDRLALPRAELIVEAMEGRRITRLRVRPVGAAGASGAGEDPAEGGARA, from the coding sequence GTGCGCGACGCGCTCATGATCCTTGTCGGCATCCTCCTGACCGCGGGCACAGCGGTCTTCGTCGCCGGGGAGTTCTCCCTCGTCGCCCTCGACCCCTCCACCGTTGAGACGCGCGCCGCCGCGGGCGACCGCCGCGCCGAGCGGGTGCGGCTGGCCCTGGGGCGCCTGTCCACGCTCCTGTCCGGGGCGCAGGTGGGCATCACGCTGACCACGATCCTGCTGGGCTACACGATGCAGGACGCCCTGGCCAACATCCTCGACGGGCTCCTGTCGGGCTGGGTGGCCCAGTCCGTGGCCGCCGGCGCCGCCGTCACCCTGGCCCTCGTCCTGGTCAACGCCTTCTCCATGATCGTCGGCGAGCTTATCCCCAAGAACGCCACCCTGTCCGACCCCCTGCGCGCTGCGGGGCTGGTCACCCCGTTCCTGTCCGGCTTCACCACGATCCTGTCCCCGGTGATCCGTGTCCTGAACGCCACGGCGAACATCGTCCTGCGTCGGCTGGGCATCACCCCCGCCGAGGAACTCAGCGGCGCCCGCTCGGCCGGCGAGCTCGCCGCCCTCGTGCGCCACAGCGCCAAGGAGGGCGCGCTGGACGCCTCCACCGCCACGCTGCTCACCCGCTCCATCCTGGTGGCCGAGCTGAGCGCTGTCGACGTCATGACCGACCGCGGCCGCCTCCACACGCTGCCCGCGCGCGCCACCGCCGCCGATGTCGTCGACCTGGCCCGCGCCACCGGCCACTCCCGCTTCCCCGTCACCGGTGACGACGTCGACGACATTCAGGGCATCGTCCACCTGCGGCGCGCCATCGGCGTTCCCCACGCCAAGCGGGCCGAGGTGCCCGTGACCTCCTCCTCGCTCATGACGCCCGCCCCGCGCGTGCCCGAGACCATGCCCCTGGCCTCCCTGCTCGTCGAGCTGCGCGCCCAGGGCGTCCAGATGGCCGTCGTCGTCGATGAGTACGGCGGCACCGCCGGGGTGGTCACCCTCGAGGACGCCGTCGAGGAGATTGTGGGCGATGTCGCCGACGAGCACGACCGGCGCCGAGGTGGCGCGCACCTGGAGGCCTCCGGCGACTGGATCGTCCCTGGCTGGATGCGCCCCGACGAGCTCGCCACCCGCGCGGGCGTCCACGTCCCCGACGACGGCCCCTACGAGACGCTCGGCGGCCTGGTCATGACCGAACTCGCCCGCATCCCCGCCATCGGGGACCGCCTGGCCCTGCCGCGGGCCGAGCTTATCGTCGAGGCCATGGAGGGGCGGCGCATCACCCGCTTGCGCGTGCGCCCCGTGGGGGCGGCCGGCGCCTCCGGGGCGGGCGAGGATCCCGCTGAGGGGGGAGCGCGCGCATGA